One genomic region from Leptospira tipperaryensis encodes:
- a CDS encoding response regulator produces MNKGYIICVDDEVSVLETIQQQLRNEFGESHEIETASSAEEGLALMEEIQDSGYVIEVIIADQVMPGMKGSQFLEEVHRRLPDSIKIMLTGQAGLDSAIHAINYGGLSRYVEKPWNIEELTGDIRFLIEKFRQNLENQHLINELNRKIQELEDQNSKLQK; encoded by the coding sequence CGGTCTTGGAAACGATCCAACAGCAACTCCGAAACGAATTCGGAGAGAGCCACGAAATCGAAACCGCGAGCAGCGCGGAAGAAGGTTTGGCCCTGATGGAAGAGATCCAAGACTCCGGTTACGTGATCGAAGTGATCATCGCCGATCAGGTGATGCCGGGAATGAAAGGATCTCAGTTTTTAGAGGAAGTTCATAGAAGACTTCCGGATTCGATCAAGATCATGCTCACGGGTCAAGCCGGTTTGGATTCTGCGATTCACGCGATCAATTACGGGGGACTGAGCCGGTATGTGGAGAAACCTTGGAATATCGAAGAACTCACGGGAGACATTCGATTCCTGATCGAAAAGTTCCGTCAAAATTTAGAAAACCAACACTTAATCAATGAACTCAACAGAAAGATCCAAGAACTGGAAGATCAAAATTCCAAACTCCAAAAATAA